A single Pedobacter sp. PACM 27299 DNA region contains:
- a CDS encoding SulP family inorganic anion transporter, with the protein MKPYLQKPFIQLFDFSKKINYKTEILAGLTVAMTMMPESLSFAILAGFPPLTGLYAAFIMGLVTAVFGGRPGLISGGAGATVIVLIALMRSHGLDYVFAAVILAGVFQISVGLFKLGKFVRLVPQPVMFGFVNGLAIIIFMAQLEQFKTVINGEMVWLSGTALYLMAGLVALTIAIVLVLPKFTKAIPASLVAIIVVFLIVLGFHIDTKNVGDIAAVSGGFPPFHIPQVPFTLETLQIILPYALIMGAVGLTEGLLTLNLVDEITESKGDSNRECIAQGSANILNGFFFGMGGCPMIAQTLVNLSAGARARLSGIIAAITILVIILFGAPLIEKVPMAALTGVMIMVAIGTFEWMSFKVINKMPGKDIFVGMLVAGITVWLHNLALAVLIGVILSALMFAWESAKRIRAKKYIDENGAKHYEIYGPLFFGSTHNFLEKFEPAEDPEVVFINFKDSRIADMSGIDAINKLTERYRKIGKTLHLTHLSEDCRKLLKDAAAIIVVNIQEDPTYRVATEKDPAVS; encoded by the coding sequence ATGAAGCCTTACCTCCAGAAACCTTTTATCCAGCTTTTCGACTTTTCAAAAAAGATCAATTATAAAACTGAAATCCTTGCAGGGCTAACCGTAGCCATGACGATGATGCCGGAATCTTTATCCTTTGCTATACTGGCAGGCTTCCCACCACTAACAGGGCTGTATGCCGCCTTCATTATGGGATTAGTAACGGCAGTATTTGGAGGCAGACCAGGCTTAATCTCTGGTGGAGCAGGTGCAACCGTAATTGTATTGATTGCCTTAATGAGATCGCATGGCCTGGATTATGTGTTTGCAGCCGTCATACTTGCCGGTGTTTTTCAAATCAGTGTTGGCTTATTTAAACTGGGCAAATTTGTACGCCTGGTACCTCAGCCAGTGATGTTTGGCTTCGTCAACGGATTGGCCATTATCATCTTTATGGCGCAGCTAGAACAGTTTAAAACCGTAATTAACGGAGAAATGGTCTGGCTCAGCGGTACTGCACTGTACCTGATGGCCGGCCTCGTTGCCTTAACCATCGCTATTGTACTGGTCTTACCAAAATTCACGAAAGCCATCCCCGCTTCATTGGTCGCTATTATTGTGGTGTTCCTGATTGTTTTAGGCTTTCATATTGATACAAAAAATGTTGGAGATATCGCAGCAGTGAGTGGTGGATTTCCTCCTTTCCATATTCCTCAGGTACCCTTTACCCTGGAAACCTTACAAATCATCCTGCCTTATGCGTTGATCATGGGCGCTGTGGGTTTAACTGAAGGATTACTCACCTTAAATCTGGTCGATGAAATCACAGAAAGCAAAGGTGATAGCAACCGGGAATGTATTGCCCAAGGGTCTGCAAATATACTAAATGGCTTTTTCTTCGGTATGGGAGGCTGCCCAATGATTGCACAAACACTGGTTAACCTTTCGGCAGGTGCCAGAGCCAGGCTGTCTGGGATCATTGCCGCGATTACGATATTAGTGATCATTCTTTTTGGTGCCCCACTGATTGAAAAAGTGCCAATGGCTGCCTTGACAGGTGTAATGATCATGGTCGCGATTGGGACATTTGAATGGATGAGCTTCAAAGTGATCAATAAAATGCCTGGTAAAGATATTTTCGTAGGGATGCTAGTCGCAGGGATTACCGTATGGCTCCACAATCTGGCACTCGCTGTATTGATTGGTGTGATCCTTTCCGCATTAATGTTCGCCTGGGAAAGTGCCAAAAGAATCCGTGCAAAGAAATACATCGATGAAAATGGAGCCAAACACTACGAGATCTATGGCCCGTTATTTTTTGGTTCTACCCATAATTTCCTGGAAAAGTTTGAACCTGCCGAGGATCCGGAGGTCGTTTTTATTAATTTTAAAGACAGTAGGATTGCAGATATGTCTGGTATAGACGCCATCAATAAATTAACCGAACGTTATCGAAAAATAGGAAAAACGCTTCATCTAACTCATTTGAGTGAAGATTGCAGGAAACTATTAAAAGATGCAGCAGCCATTATTGTTGTTAATATCCAGGAAGATCCTACCTATAGGGTGGCCACCGAAAAAGATCCTGCTGTTTCCTAA